The Cyanobacteriota bacterium genomic interval ACCTGTAGTAATGCCCGATCGCCGAATCATCGCAGAAGGATGGTTAATCAACGTTTTGCTTCTCAGTGCCGACCGTTGAATGTCTGTGTCCTGTTCTAGTTCCTCCCAATGAAACAGCGCCCGCCCTGCTTCATCAATAAAGTCATGGGCACCACCTATGCAGACAACCTCAGGGTGACTTTGGAGAAACCCAACTTGACTAGCTAGCTGATCGGGCATCATCACATCATCCGCATCCACTAATAGCAATGAACTCACCCTGAGCCAGTTGGGTGATCTCGTTGCGGGTTTTGGCAATTCCTCGGTTTTCGCGGCTGAACAGACGAATGCGGGAATCTCGACTAGCATAGCGCTGTAAAATTTTCAAGGATTTATCCGCAGATCCATCATCAATAATGATTAATTCAAAGTCAGTAAAGGTTTGCTGAAGAATGCTGTCGATCGCTTCAGGTAAGTACCTCTATGTGTTGAATACTGCAAGTGTGACGGAAACAACAGGCGTTTCACTATAAGCTTAATTTTCACAAAATGCAATTAAGACGGGATGTTATGCAATTAAAATGGGATATTACCTCTTAGCTTCTCAACATGTTCATGGGGTGCATAGCTGTCTCCAATGACCTGAAAATAACGAGAGTTAACTCCTAAGCAAGCACTGATTTGACTATAACTACTCCAGTAAGTGCCAACAATGGTTTTACATCGAGAAAGGATTAACAGCTCTATCAAAGCCTCTTTTATTGAGGATGTGCGTTGCAAATGACTTTCAAACCTTTGTTGCTTCCATGAAAACCTTCGGTTCTGGTCAGGCCTAAACCTCTTTGGGTAGGTAATGATT includes:
- a CDS encoding glycosyltransferase, which encodes MSSLLLVDADDVMMPDQLASQVGFLQSHPEVVCIGGAHDFIDEAGRALFHWEELEQDTDIQRSALRSKTLINHPSAMIRRSGITTG
- a CDS encoding glycosyltransferase family 2 protein; protein product: MIDDGSADKSLKILQRYASRDSRIRLFSRENRGIAKTRNEITQLAQGEFIAISGCG